From Macrobrachium nipponense isolate FS-2020 chromosome 6, ASM1510439v2, whole genome shotgun sequence, a single genomic window includes:
- the LOC135216341 gene encoding zinc finger E-box-binding homeobox 1-like: MAGVSTMYAPSPYTDSIRLWNIAGVFSYLSGDKSGSGEKGVSPQTPSDEAVTPTNAPVSPPTSALTPTSAITSASDPSMGDDAEFLNGASVPCSVCNKKFANIHRLQRHMISHQESDVLRRFKCDECGKAFKFKHHLKEHKRIHSGEKPFECEHCGKRFSHSGSYSSHMSSKKCQLGRGRTTNGLLPRTPPQYPGTNSKRPVLNPSSYLPILPKDKSPTPSADLGYSSPTRPISRDSLLMSPPTLVSPSGLNSSSLTSGLPQGFPQGLSQGLQSNLQGLPPYHPLNPLILAAHIHPTLLSFTMTQAALNKAQNDGLDEKGNSAEAQEDVDDDPEPGELVIKEETREDEEEKSPTIQEECKKEEREICFPSRDRESMSTLKRMLESVNTTVTKQQFEEKISSANSGSLLSSTAIADDLTCKLCGAMSKDRLEAISHAYRQCPRLSEVTHASERYKGCLIEGLAARLHVIAESQQHQQQQHHPQHPSLLMSRQHYTTMNRLNTGKEDESDADSGHVIDDEEMTNDGKKARVRSHFREEHLVILRSHYALNPRPKKEELSNIAEKIGFPVRVVQVWFQNNRARERSEGRSVTPTPPLYSHSSYPSEFSPSSYTASNYPSNYAPTCYPTPTSQASSRALSITPYYPSLLAPGLMYPVGPGRTSPAPADRADELDDDQPLDLSTKKSSPSASPKPASILSDSDADSTSLAISYKSESRTPTPTSLNNNLTECKEGKESSVAPASTVLPSSVSEQQSKLAQILQGAKLGIPSLYSEHGDHNDKRSRDDDSGDESRKRRREDEGGSFQCDQCDKSFNKPSSLARHKYEHSGQRPFKCDLCPKAFKHKHHLTEHSRLHTGEKPYQCQKCLKRFSHSGSYSQHMNHRYSYCKPYRPDGTVLISESSTPVPSPSESGNGVSSTHGEGVSVIVTATADLKAVSPLETTTDEAPTSAPLASSPEPLETASCLVKEELVAKPQEL; this comes from the exons CTGGCGATAAGAGCGGTAGTGGCGAAAAAGGTGTGAGCCCCCAAACGCCCTCAGACGAAGCCGTTACTCCCACCAACGCCCCTGTGAGCCCGCCCACCTCCGCCTTGACCCCAACGTCTGCCATAACCTCGGCTTCGGACCCTTCCATGGGAGACGACGCCGAGTTCTTAAACGGTGCAAGTGTG CCTTGTTCAGTTTGCAACAAAAAATTTGCCAATATCCACCGTCTACAACGCCACATGATTTCCCACCAGGAATCCGACGTCCTCAGACGCTTTAAGTGCGATGAGTGCGGGAAGGCGTTCAAGTTCAAACACCACCTCAAG GAACATAAAAGGATCCACAGCGGAGAGAAGCCATTTGAGTGTGAACATTGTGGAAAAAGGTTCTCTCACTCAGGTTCTTATTCATCTCATATGTCCTCAAAGAAATGCCag CTTGGACGTGGCAGGACTACAAATGGTCTCTTACCAAGGACACCGCCACAGTATCCAGGGACAAACAGCAAACGTCCTGTCCTCAATCCATCATCGTATCTACCCATTTTGCCAAAGGATAAATCCCCAACACCATCTGCTGACTTAGGATACTCATCCCCTACGAGACCGATCTCCAGAGATTCTCTTCTCATGTCTCCACCTACACTTGTGTCTCCAAGTGGCTTGAACAGCTCCAGCTTAACATCAGGACTCCCGCAAGGCTTCCCCCAAGGACTGTCACAAGGTCTTCAGAGTAACCTTCAAGGACTACCCCCTTATCATCCACTGAATCCCCTTATTCTAGCCGCTCACATTCATCCCACTTTGCTGTCTTTCACCATGACCCAAGCAGCTTTAAACAAAGCCCAAAACGATGGTCTGGATGAAAAGGGGAATTCTGCTGAAGCACAggaggatgttgatgatgatcCCGAACCTGGTGAATTGGTAATAAAAGAAGAAACAagggaagatgaagaggaaaagtCCCCAACTATACAAGAAGAatgtaaaaaggaagagagagaaatatgcttcCCAAGCAGGGACAGGGAGAGTATGTCCACTTTAAAAAGAATGCTGGAGAGTGTTAACACAACTGTAACCAAGCAACAGTTTGAGGAAAAAATTTCCAGTGCCAATTCTGGCTCTCTTCTAAGTTCAACTGCCATCGCTGATGACCTTACATGCAAACTCTGTGGTGCCATGTCAAAAGATCGTCTGGAGGCAATTTCTCATGCTTATAGGCAGTGCCCTCGACTTTCAGAAGTTACCCATGCAAGTGAGCGTTACAAAGGTTGCCTAATTGAAGGTCTAGCTGCACGATTACATGTCATAGCAGAAAGTCAGCAACACCAGCAACAACAGCACCATCCAcaacatccttcccttttgatgTCTCGGCAACATTATACTACAATGAATAGATTGAATACTGGAAAGGAAGATGAAAGCGATGCTGATTCAGGTCATGTTATAGATGATGAAGAAATGACCAATGATGGGAAAAAGGCGAGAGTGCGATCACACTTCAGAGAAGAACATCTAGTCATTCTCCGTTCTCATTATGCATTGAACCCAAGACCCAAGAAGGAGGAGCTCTCAAATATCGCTGAAAAGATTGGCTTCCCAGTTCGAGTAGTGCAAGTCTGGTTCCAAAACAATCGCGCCCGTGAACGCAGTGAGGGACGTTCCGTCACTCCAACCCCACCATTATATTCACACTCTTCTTATCCCTCTGAGTTCTCACCTTCAAGCTACACAGCTTCAAACTATCCATCTAACTATGCTCCCACTTGCTACCCAACTCCCACCTCACAGGCGAGCAGTAGGGCTCTCAGCATCACTCCATACTACCCGTCCCTATTAGCCCCAGGCCTAATGTATCCTGTTGGCCCAGGGAGAACCTCTCCAGCACCTGCTGACAGAGCAGATGAACTTGATGATGATCAGCCCCTGGATTTGTCAACTAAAAAGTCGTCGCCCTCAGCTTCTCCTAAGCCTGCCTCCATTCTCTCTGATTCTGATGCGGACTCAACGTCATTGGCAATTTCATATAAGTCAGAATCACGCACTCCTACACCaacttcattaaataataatCTTACAGAGTGTAAAGAAGGAAAGGAATCCAGTGTAGCACCGGCAAGTACAGTTCTTCCATCTTCAGTGTCTGAGCAACAAAGCAAGCTAGCACAAATTCTACAAGGTGCAAAGTTAGGGATTCCTTCTCTTTATTCAGAACATGGGGATCACAATGATAAAAGAAGTAGG GATGATGATAGTGGAGATGAAAGTCGCAAGAGACGTCGTGAAGATGAAGGGGGTAGCTTTCAGTGTGACCAGTGTGACAAGTCTTTTAATAAACCTTCTTCACTGGCTCGGCACAAGTATGAACACTCAG GCCAACGTCCTTTCAAGTGTGACCTATGCCCTAAAGCCTTCAAGCATAAGCACCATTTAACTGAACACAGTCGATTACACACTGGGGAGAAACCTTATCAATGTCAAAAATGTTTGAAGAGATTTTCCCATTCAGGCTCTTATTCTCAACACATGAATCACCGGTATTCTTACTGCAAACCCTACCGCCCAGATGGTACTGTTTTAATATCCGAATCATCTACACCTGTTCCTTCACCTTCAGAAAGTGGGAATGGTGTAAGTAGTACTCACGGAGAAGGAGTTTCCGTTATTGTTACTGCAACAGCTGATTTGAAAGCCGTTTCCCCTCTAGAAACGACAACAGACGAAGCCCCCACTTCTGCACCTTTAGCTTCATCTCCTGAGCCTCTAGAGACAGCGTCCTGTTTGGTTAAAGAGGAATTGGTTGCTAAACCACAAGAGTTATAA